One stretch of Agelaius phoeniceus isolate bAgePho1 chromosome 15, bAgePho1.hap1, whole genome shotgun sequence DNA includes these proteins:
- the FAM114A2 gene encoding protein FAM114A2 isoform X1, producing MFVVMSEEDGGENLKDETSYKAENEQKTEELGCSESSEGRQQETVPVTRKRPEPKPPSQPAATEKPAGETIKVSDPPAVQTGWGYWGSWGKSLLSTASATVATVGQGISNVIEKAETTLGIPSPSEISSESKDGARGSENPAASNADAADDGSSFPIAGALEVLSTISTAVQSTGKSVISGGLDALEFIGKKTMDVIAEGDPGFKKTKGLINRTSTLSQVLREAKEKEEQQTATEVTMATEKKAHYGLLFDEFQGLSHLEALEMLSRESESKVKAVLNALSGEKLDTLKEEMEQLKEAFSLPEFFEEEEEEKKGDEEFTKEVTELFSELHISSTPDKVITVRTSAHEWIARFNSSLPKEEKENEENQEVESRDGDQEAKESVEDIHAFAIRSLAELTACSIEMFHKTAALFLYGQKQEVTATDRAKSLSQLTIMLCKELSAFSKEFTTCLTTAGVKEKADVLNPLITGVFLEASNSASYIQDAFQLLLPVLQISLIEARTELSQ from the exons ATGTTTGTAGTCATGTCTGAGGAAGACGGGGGTGAAAATCTGAAAGATGAAACCTCTTACAAAGCTGAAAATGAACAGAAGACAGAGGAACTTGGCTGCTCTGAGAGCAGTGAAGGGAGACAGCAAGAGACTGTGCCTGTGACTCGAAAAAGACCTGAACCCAAGCCCCCAAGCCAGCCTGCTGCCACAGAAAAGCCTGCAGGTGAAACCATCAAG GTCTCAGATCCTCCTGCAGTTCAGACAGGGTGGGGCTACTGGGGAAGCTGGgggaaatctcttctgtcaaCTGCATCTGCTACCGTAGCTACTGTAG GTCAAGGTATTTCAAATGTCAtagaaaaagcagaaacaacCCTTGGGATCCCCAGTCCTAGTGAAATCTCATCAGAGTCTAAAGATGGTGCAAGAG GAAGTGAGAATCCTGCTGCCAGCAACGCTGATGCAGCTGATgatggcagctccttccctatTGCTGGGGCTCTTGAAGTTTTATCAACCATCTCTACTGCTGTCCAAAGCACA GGTAAAAGTGTTATTAGTGGAGGTCTGGATGCCTTGGAATTCATTGGCAAAAAGACAATGGATGTAATAGCTGAGGGTGACCCTGGATTCAAAAAAACAAAGGGCCTCATAAACAGAACCTCTACATTATCTCAG gtcTTAAGAGAAgcaaaggagaaagaagagcagcagaCAGCTACCGAGGTTACCATGGCTACTGAGAAGAAAGCCCATTATGGGTTACTGTTTGATGAGTTTCAGGGTCTTTCGCATCTGGAGGCCTTAGAGATGCTTTCCAGAGAGAGTGAATCAAAG GTGAAAGCAGTTCTGAATGCCCTCTCTGGAGAGAAGTTGGACACACTGAAGGAGGAAATGGAACAACTCAAAGAAGCATTTTCTTTGCCTGAATTCTttgaagaagaagaggaagaaaagaagg GGGATGAAGAGTTCACAAAAGAAGTAACAGAGTTGTTTTCAGAATTGCACATCTCCTCCACGCCAGACAAAGTGATCACG GTGAGGACATCTGCTCATGAGTGGATAGCACGATTCAACAGCAGTCTTcctaaagaggaaaaagaaaatgaagaaaaccaaGAAGTAGAATCCAGAGATGGTGACCAGGAGGCTAAGGAGTCAGTAGAG GATATTCATGCATTTGCCATAAGAAGCCTGGCAGAACTGACAGCCTGTTCCATTGAAATGTTTCACAAAACTGCAGCTTTGTTTCTCTATGGTCAGAAACAGGAGGTGACAGCCACAGACAGAGCCAAGTCCCTGTCACA ATTGACTATCATGCTGTGTAAAGAACTGTCAGCTTTCTCTAAAGAGTTCACAACATGCTTAACAACTGCAGGG GTCAAAGAGAAAGCAGATGTGCTTAATCCCTTAATCACTGGAGTGTTTTTGGAG GCTTCAAACAGTGCTTCCTATATCCAAGATGCCTTCCAactcctgctgcctgtgctgcagattTCTCTTATTGAGGCTAGAACGGAACTATCACAGTAA
- the FAM114A2 gene encoding protein FAM114A2 isoform X2: protein MSEEDGGENLKDETSYKAENEQKTEELGCSESSEGRQQETVPVTRKRPEPKPPSQPAATEKPAGETIKVSDPPAVQTGWGYWGSWGKSLLSTASATVATVGQGISNVIEKAETTLGIPSPSEISSESKDGARGSENPAASNADAADDGSSFPIAGALEVLSTISTAVQSTGKSVISGGLDALEFIGKKTMDVIAEGDPGFKKTKGLINRTSTLSQVLREAKEKEEQQTATEVTMATEKKAHYGLLFDEFQGLSHLEALEMLSRESESKVKAVLNALSGEKLDTLKEEMEQLKEAFSLPEFFEEEEEEKKGDEEFTKEVTELFSELHISSTPDKVITVRTSAHEWIARFNSSLPKEEKENEENQEVESRDGDQEAKESVEDIHAFAIRSLAELTACSIEMFHKTAALFLYGQKQEVTATDRAKSLSQLTIMLCKELSAFSKEFTTCLTTAGVKEKADVLNPLITGVFLEASNSASYIQDAFQLLLPVLQISLIEARTELSQ, encoded by the exons ATGTCTGAGGAAGACGGGGGTGAAAATCTGAAAGATGAAACCTCTTACAAAGCTGAAAATGAACAGAAGACAGAGGAACTTGGCTGCTCTGAGAGCAGTGAAGGGAGACAGCAAGAGACTGTGCCTGTGACTCGAAAAAGACCTGAACCCAAGCCCCCAAGCCAGCCTGCTGCCACAGAAAAGCCTGCAGGTGAAACCATCAAG GTCTCAGATCCTCCTGCAGTTCAGACAGGGTGGGGCTACTGGGGAAGCTGGgggaaatctcttctgtcaaCTGCATCTGCTACCGTAGCTACTGTAG GTCAAGGTATTTCAAATGTCAtagaaaaagcagaaacaacCCTTGGGATCCCCAGTCCTAGTGAAATCTCATCAGAGTCTAAAGATGGTGCAAGAG GAAGTGAGAATCCTGCTGCCAGCAACGCTGATGCAGCTGATgatggcagctccttccctatTGCTGGGGCTCTTGAAGTTTTATCAACCATCTCTACTGCTGTCCAAAGCACA GGTAAAAGTGTTATTAGTGGAGGTCTGGATGCCTTGGAATTCATTGGCAAAAAGACAATGGATGTAATAGCTGAGGGTGACCCTGGATTCAAAAAAACAAAGGGCCTCATAAACAGAACCTCTACATTATCTCAG gtcTTAAGAGAAgcaaaggagaaagaagagcagcagaCAGCTACCGAGGTTACCATGGCTACTGAGAAGAAAGCCCATTATGGGTTACTGTTTGATGAGTTTCAGGGTCTTTCGCATCTGGAGGCCTTAGAGATGCTTTCCAGAGAGAGTGAATCAAAG GTGAAAGCAGTTCTGAATGCCCTCTCTGGAGAGAAGTTGGACACACTGAAGGAGGAAATGGAACAACTCAAAGAAGCATTTTCTTTGCCTGAATTCTttgaagaagaagaggaagaaaagaagg GGGATGAAGAGTTCACAAAAGAAGTAACAGAGTTGTTTTCAGAATTGCACATCTCCTCCACGCCAGACAAAGTGATCACG GTGAGGACATCTGCTCATGAGTGGATAGCACGATTCAACAGCAGTCTTcctaaagaggaaaaagaaaatgaagaaaaccaaGAAGTAGAATCCAGAGATGGTGACCAGGAGGCTAAGGAGTCAGTAGAG GATATTCATGCATTTGCCATAAGAAGCCTGGCAGAACTGACAGCCTGTTCCATTGAAATGTTTCACAAAACTGCAGCTTTGTTTCTCTATGGTCAGAAACAGGAGGTGACAGCCACAGACAGAGCCAAGTCCCTGTCACA ATTGACTATCATGCTGTGTAAAGAACTGTCAGCTTTCTCTAAAGAGTTCACAACATGCTTAACAACTGCAGGG GTCAAAGAGAAAGCAGATGTGCTTAATCCCTTAATCACTGGAGTGTTTTTGGAG GCTTCAAACAGTGCTTCCTATATCCAAGATGCCTTCCAactcctgctgcctgtgctgcagattTCTCTTATTGAGGCTAGAACGGAACTATCACAGTAA